The Streptococcus iniae genome contains the following window.
AGGTAATCAGCTCTCCATTCAATTAAGTCAACACCTTCATATTTTGAGACATCGATAGATTGAGCTTCTTCTAAACTTGTTGGCATTATTGGAGCTACTATTTTCATTTTTCTACCTTTATTGTAAATACCTTTAAATAATTACTTCTTTCATCCGCTTTATTGACTGAAAAATCAGTCGGCAACTGTTGCAAAGTCATTTCAGAAATGTCTTTATCAAAAGCCTTGAGAATCTGTTTCTTAAACTGTTCTTTTGTCATATTAGAAGCATTTGTTGATGCGATAATTTGTCCATTAGGCTTTAAAATCTCTAAAGCCTCAGCAATCAACTTATGGTAATCTTTCATGACTGAAAAAGTTTTCTTTTTATTGCGTGCAAAACTTGGTGGATCAATTACTATTATATCAAATTTTAATGCTTTACGCTTAGCATATTTAAAATAGTCAAAAACTTCCATAACCACAAGCTGGTGATTTGTCATTTCTAAATGGTTTGCTTGAAAATGAGCTTGGGACAATTCTCTTGATCTTTTAGCTAAATCAACTGAAACGGTTTGACTGGCTCCTCCCATAGCAGCAGCTACAGAGAATGCAGCTGTGTAAGAAAAAAGATTTAAAAGGCTTTTTCCAGCAGCCATTCCATCAGTCAATCCCTTACGAACATCATGTTGATCAAGAAAAATGCCTGTCATTAAACCATCGTTTAAAAAGACCTGGTAAGCAATGCCGTTTTCTAAAATAAGAAATGGTTCTTTGACTTCTTCTCCATAAAGGTGGGCTGATTCATAGTCCTCTCCTTTAAAGCGAATTTTTTCATATGCACCTTTTAGGTCAGGATAAACCTCTTTGAAAGCCTGAATGATAATTGCTTTTTCTTGATAAACAAAGGTGTTATACCAAGAAAATAAGGCAAAATCATTGTAACGATCTACAGTGAAACCTCCAAAAAAGTCTCCATCTTGATTAAAAAGACGATATGCTGTATCAGTATCAGAATCTTCAAAGCTTTTTCGTTTCAGCCTTGCTTTTTGAAATAAATCCACAAAAAAAGATACGCTTAAGTTTTCAAGCTTCTTAGGAAGAACCCAACCTAGCCCCTTGTTTTGTTGAGATAAATAAGCAGTTCCTATATGCTGATTGCTTTTTGAATAGAGTTGGACCAGTTGGTCTATTGTTTCTAAGTCCTTGAAATCTTTTTCATCTAGTAATTGAATACCAGATGCAATTCTTTTTTGGACAAAAGAATTAATATAGAGTTTATTCATAACAATTATTATAGCAAATTCTCTAAAATATTCCTACTAAATTTAAACTAATAGCAAGCAAAAGGCGCTAATTTTTGATATAATTTACTTTGAGATTTTATCTTTAGGAAAAATATGATGAGGATGTTCCTACTGTGAATAAATTAAAAACACTTTTAACTACTTTTGTAAATACAAGGTTAGGATTTGTATTTACATTACTCTTCGCCTACTGGCTGAAAACACTTTGGGCTTATAACATGGATTTCTCACTTGATTTAGGAAACCCTTATCAAGTCTTTTTAACCATTATTAACCCTGTTCCACTTGCACTTCTATTACTTGGCCTAGCCCTATACATAAAAAACACCAAGACCTTTTACATTACTGCTTGGGTTTGCTATGTCCTTGTTAATCTCTTATTAATTTCAAACGCTATTTATTACCGTGAATTTTCTGATTTTATTACAGTCAGCGCCATGTTAGCTTCAAGTAAGGTATCAGCAG
Protein-coding sequences here:
- a CDS encoding class I SAM-dependent rRNA methyltransferase, with translation MNKLYINSFVQKRIASGIQLLDEKDFKDLETIDQLVQLYSKSNQHIGTAYLSQQNKGLGWVLPKKLENLSVSFFVDLFQKARLKRKSFEDSDTDTAYRLFNQDGDFFGGFTVDRYNDFALFSWYNTFVYQEKAIIIQAFKEVYPDLKGAYEKIRFKGEDYESAHLYGEEVKEPFLILENGIAYQVFLNDGLMTGIFLDQHDVRKGLTDGMAAGKSLLNLFSYTAAFSVAAAMGGASQTVSVDLAKRSRELSQAHFQANHLEMTNHQLVVMEVFDYFKYAKRKALKFDIIVIDPPSFARNKKKTFSVMKDYHKLIAEALEILKPNGQIIASTNASNMTKEQFKKQILKAFDKDISEMTLQQLPTDFSVNKADERSNYLKVFTIKVEK